The following are from one region of the Panulirus ornatus isolate Po-2019 chromosome 48, ASM3632096v1, whole genome shotgun sequence genome:
- the LOC139764045 gene encoding beta-1,3-galactosyltransferase 5-like — translation MFTLRATPTIHICKCLGLWRRAVLVGTCVTLMVLVGFSSLTFPLQHLSLTVWRIVVTYLDQGCLNLPASVTNAKGLVSPGTPLNFSPHFLIEEADFCRRRPHLSIVAYVHSSISSVEKRMETRSTWASAGAYDKDVRMGVVFMVGLAKTREEQKILKEESTRYHDIIQGNYTDTYHLLSYKALASLHWVTRHCLHVPWTLHTDDDVLIDVFFLTKFLERHGTADSFLCYIWDKPPVRRRGRWCVQPEEFPEDNYPPYCAGGAWVMATPLASRLLLAASQVPFLWVDDAYITGVLAKYASVRHSKKSSKFIRIKGIVEKDLGNVMAWLNLQEHRNTWWFKLLLHYNHLSPVSSP, via the exons ATGTTCACCCTCCGAGCGACGCCCACAATTCATATCTGTAAAT GTTTAGGTTTATGGAGAAGGGCGGTGTTGGTGGGCACGTGTGTGACCTTGATGGTTCTGGTCGGCTTCAGCAGCCTCACCTTTCCGCTCCAACATTTGAGCTTAACAGTCTGGCGCATCGTGGTCACTTATCTTGACCAAGGTTGCCTTAAC TTACCAGCGTCCGTCACGAACGCCAAGGGCCTCGTGTCTCCTGGCACTCCTTTAAACTTTTCACCACACTTTCTAATAGAGGAGGCTGATTTCTGCCGGAGACGTCCACACTTGTCTATCGTGGCGTATGTACACTCGTCCATTAGCTCCGTGGAGAAGAGGATGGAGACCCGATCGACGTGGGCGTCTGCCGGAGCTTACGACAAAGACGTGAGGATGGGCGTGGTCTTCATGGTGGGACTTGCTAAGACCAGAGAAGAGCAAAAAATTCTCAAAGAGGAGAGCACACGATACCACGACATTATACAG GGTAACTACACGGATACCTACCACCTACTAAGCTACAAGGCACTGGCGTCGTTACACTGGGTCACAcgtcattgtctccatgtgccctgGACCCTCCACACAGATGACGACGTCCTCATCGATGTTTTTTTCCTAACAAAGTTTCTAGAAAGGCACGGAACCGCAGACAGTTTTCTTTGCTACATTTGGGATAAACCTCCAGTCAGACGAAGAGGTCGTTGGTGTGTACAGCCAGAAGAGTTCCCAGAGGACAATTACCCTCCATATTGTGCTGGAGGTGCCTGGGTCATGGCCACACCACTTGCCTCACGTTTGTTACTCGCTGCTAGCCAAGTCCCGTTCCTTTGGGTTGATGATGCATATATCACTGGTGTCTTGGCCAAGTATGCTTCTGTGAGACACTCCAAAAAATCAAGTAAATTTATCAGAATAAAAGGTATTGTGGAGAAAGATCTGGGGAATGTGATGGCCTGGTTAAACTTACAGGAGCACAGAAACACTTGGTGGTTCAAGCTTCTCCTCCATTATAACCACCTATCGCCTGTATCCTCACCCTAG